A window of Parambassis ranga chromosome 10, fParRan2.1, whole genome shotgun sequence contains these coding sequences:
- the LOC114442327 gene encoding uncharacterized protein KIAA1211 isoform X3, with the protein MSWFQSLRDDFTLRPFEIQQTRSDSAAMASEPPDVMTNQEPAEVQEECSGKKKSKFQTFKKFFARKKRKDPTAAGADSGLKASQSSDNVSKASENNTLTRSEKEKGSGSKISLGSKALSHDSVFVSDSSEANEALGASQDSIHGKVKSLQLQLKQAIRLGSPPSLMCVKRTEDAGTMSEDDGLPCSPPEYTTLHTVMNQAERNSSISLEGMDSDDDQLSCAASSRAVSPLVVPGDFSQPASPFGCLDNSAAKHKLGLRHKACNKRKPANRLEGRAEGGSAVEDMLTASIPEAETEAMEEQKQLRTEDGSGDKLKPKVESREEEEEEEEEEEEAQHSIQSQLRDKEQREEQEDESEAEQDVCHSPDTSCPPEPSLSEEGGSDAEPSSEHDSRTSSPDSPSVTPKPPAGHREYLLDPPGISYGAEENKVHSDLSSGEEEEDEGQEKREEEEESSLLQEVLSSLKTPLASHSLDVEAEGIVLEMKEEEDVEDGEEVKEEEVEEANHQAVPSCAIMSGQTAVEEEELTASWNVEEALNGSNEEEEEEEDKAEEEDEDPVLERFIQDSPDEEEQAEDIKPEEEKDLYTRQTVSHTGEEEEEEESEGEEEAIELEKEPEVEEEGQEKTEEEEVDEGRGVEEAVEAMEEEKGHADEVTEMFPYVQNDTPIQEADEDVELETDPTKHVNDDGIPAEIGDQVMEEGQERSGDEREEEEEKQKSDQEEDIEVNRTGTDQTEEELKRESVTITPDSYMKEVKMDPSEASEQAVVSPKPSSLSLCESPPESHPQHNEASTPSKTSTTSIHINLVSPSSEKATSVFQLPPTAADPRDSASESPSPDVEAHTASTHKEQVDSVEESRATQEQEAATPVSVEETVNQPLSTVDQSKPRFTIAPAWQRSQSLTPPSSPPPCDSSSSEPIGEEVEAATKKDPGMKAESVSPAKVELVLSPSRARNITAKPQSSAALAPVKAQTSVEESSVVVEGNPDSPFGVRLRKTSALFRFNSEEENTEPSVESAPQPTSCKVDSPQPVSVKPSVCPPVSTKPALPKKPEVHGDSGGKPKWISDPAAGRGASVGSDGPSWISVAKQKQKIYKENSLDDITVKKEEEERKSSLPMYVSSAASRELSSKVGHLEITKPSASAEKEARRSLSPPTPVPPQPSKSQPLPCPVAPKPQPPPVAAKHPLQPTPPQRSLSPPTPVPVSQKSPSCTSPQSPSKTATSPTVTSPPFSSRAAPEKSAQRGIPAAALPQDEPPWMALAKKKAKAWSEMPQIVQ; encoded by the exons CAGTGACAGCGCTGCCATGGCATCAGAACCTCCAGACGTGATGACCAATCAGGAGCCTGCTGAGGTCCAGGAGGAGTGCTCAG GAAAAAAGAAGTCCAAGTTTCAGACGTTTAAAAAATTCTTCgccaggaagaagaggaaggatcCGACAGCTGCGGGAGCGGATAGCGGCCTTAAAGCCAGCCAGTCCAGCGACAATGTCAGCAAAGCATCAGAGAACAACACACTCACTCGATCGGAGAAGGAGAAGGGCTCCGG GTCAAAGATCAGTCTGGGCAGCAAGGCCTTGTCACATGACTCCGTCTTTGTTTCGGACTCTTCGGAGGCCAATGAGGCTCTCGGAGCGTCTCAGGACAGCATCCATGGAAAAGTCAAATCACTGCAG ctcCAGCTGAAGCAGGCCATCAGGCTGGGCTCTCCTCCTTCCCTGATGTGCGTGAAGAGGACAGAGGATGCTGGAACCATGTCTGAGGATGACGGTCTGCCCTGTAGTCCGCCTGAATACACAACACTTCACACAGTCATG AATCAGGCTGAGAGGAACAGTTCCATCAGTCTGGAGGGGATGGACAGCGACGACGACCAG CTGTCCTGTGCAGCCTCCAGCAGAGCTGTGAGCCCCCTGGTGGTTCCAGGAGACTTCAGTCAGCCGGCCAGTCCCTTTGGCTGTCTGGATAACTCTGCTGCCAAACACAAGCTGGGCCTGAGACATAAAGCCTGCAACAAGAGGAAACCTGCCAAT CGGCTGGAggggagagcagagggaggctCTGCGGTGGAGGACATGCTGACAGCCTCCATACcagaagcagagacagaagcTATGGAGGAGCAAAAACAACTGAGAACAGAAG ATGGAAGTGGTGATAAGCTGAAACCAAaagtagagagcagagaggaggaggaggaggaggaggaggaggaggaggaggcgcagCATTCCATACAGTCCCAGTTGAGAGAtaaggagcagagggaggagcaaGAGGATGAGTCTGAGGCAGAACAGGATGTTTGTCACAGCCCAGACACTTCCTGCCCTCCTGAGCCGAGCCTGTCAGAGGAGGGAGGCTCAGACGCTGAGCCCTCCTCCGAGCATGACTCCAGAACCTCCTCTCCGGACAGTCCCAG TGTGACACCaaagccccctgctggtcacagAGAGTATTTGCTGGACCCTCCAGGTATTTCCTATGGAGCAGAGGAGAACAAAGTGCACAGTGATTTATCatcaggagaagaagaagaagatgaaggccaggaaaaaagagaggaggaggaggagagctccCTCTTACAGGAGGTGCTGAGCTCCTTGAAGACGCCTCTTGCATCTCACTCACTGGACGTGGAGGCTGAAGGCATCGTCCtggagatgaaggaggaggaagatgtggaAGACGGAGAAGAGgtgaaggaagaggaggtggaggaggcaaACCATCAGGCTGTTCCATCATGTGCCATCATGTCAGGTCAAACAgcagtggaagaggaggagctcaCTGCTTCCTGGAATGTAGAAGAAGCGCTGAATGGTagcaatgaagaagaagaagaagaagaagacaaagcagaggaggaggacgaagatcCAGTTTTGGAGCGATTCATCCAAGACAGT cCTGATGAAGAAGAACAAGCAGAGGACATCAAACCTGAGGAAGAAAAGGACTTGTACACCAGGCAAACTGTCAGCCACACgggggaagaggaagaagaggaggaaagtgagggagaggaggaggctatagagctggagaaggagccagaagtggaggaggaagggcaAGAGAAGAcggaagaagaggaggtggatgaAGGCAGGGGGGTGGAGGAGGCTGTGGAAGCaatggaggaagagaagggcCATGCAGATGAAGTGACGGAGATGTTTCCATATGTTCAAAATGACACGCCAATCCAGGAGGCCGATGAAGATGTGGAGCTTGAAACTGATCCCACAAAACATGTGAATGATGATGGAATCCCAGCAGAAATAGGCGATCAAGTCATGGAGGAAGGGCAAGAAAGATCTGGAGAtgagagggaagaggaagaagagaaacaaaagtCAGATCAAGAGGAGGACATAGAAGTAAACCGAACCGGCACGGATCAAactgaggaggagctgaagcgGGAAAGTGTGACAATAACAcctgattcatacatgaaagaAGTAAAGATGGATCCAAGTGAAGCTAGTGAGCAAGCTGTTGTTTCCCCAAAGccttcctctttgtctctctgtgagtCTCCTCCTGAGAGTCACCCACAACACAATGAAGCCAGCACTCCCAGTAAGACCAGCACCACCAGTATCCATATAAATCTGGTCTCTCCCAGCTCAGAGAAAGCCACATCTGTATTTCAGCTGCCCCCCACAGCTGCAGACCCCCGGGACAGTGCCTCTGAGTCACCTTCACCTGATGTAGAAGCACATACGGCATCCACCCATAAAGAACAAGTtgactctgtggaggagagcCGGGCCACACAGGAACAAGAAGCTGCAACTCCCGTCTCTGTGGAGGAAACGGTTAACCAGCCGCTCAGCACTGTGGATCAGAGTAAACCCCGCTTCACCATCGCCCCCGCCTGGCAGAGATCACAAAGCCTGACCCCTCCATCTTCCCCACCGCCCTGCGACTCTTCATCTTCAGAACCCATaggtgaggaggtggaggctgcAACTAAGAAGGATCCAGGGATGAAAGCAGAATCGGTGAGCCCAGCTAAGGTTGAGTTGGTGTTGAGCCCCAGCAGGGCGAGGAATATCACTGCTAAACCACAGAGCAGCGCAGCACTGGCCCCAGTTAAAGCTCAGACCTCAGTTGAAG AGAGCTCTGTGGTAGTGGAGGGAAACCCTGACAGTCCCTTTGGAGTTCGGCTGAGGAAGACGTCAGCTCTGTTCCGCTTCAACtcagaggaggaaaacacagag CCTTCTGTGGAGTCAGCGCCTCAGCCAACCAGCTGTAAAGTTGACTCCCCACAGCCAGTCAGCGTTAAGCCCTCTGTATGCCCACCAGTCAGCACCAAACCCGCCCTCCCAAAGAAACCTGAAGTACACGGAGACAGTGGAGGGAAACCCAAGTGGATCTCAG ACCCAGCTGCAGGCCGGGGTGCTTCCGTTGGATCTGACGGTCCCAGCTGGATTTCTGTGgccaaacagaaacagaagatCTATAAAGAAAACTCACTGGATGACATTACTGTCAAAAAG gaggaagaggagagaaagtcCTCTCTTCCTATGTACGTCAGCTCAGCCGCAAGCCGCGAGCTCAGCAGCAA AGTGGGTCACTTGGAGATAACTAAGCCATCAGCGTCTGCAGAAAAGGAGGCCAGGaggtctctctctcctccaacTCCGGTACCACCTCAGCCTTCGAAATCACAGCCACTCCCCTGCCCTGTTGCCCCCAAACCCCAGCCCCCGCCTGTTGCAGCAAAACATCCATTACAACCCACTCCACCCCAGAGATCCCTATCACCCCCAACTCCTGTCCCCGTCTCCCAAAAATCTCCTTCTTGCACAAGTCCACAATCTCCATCCAAAACTGCCACCTCCCCCACTGTCACCTCCCCTCCCTTCTCATCAAGAGCCGCCCCCGAGAAGTCTGCCCAGCGAGGCATTCccgctgcagctctgcctcagGATGAGCCCCCGTGGATGGCCCTGGCCAAGAAGAAGGCCAAAGCCTGGAGCGAGATGCCCCAGATAGTCCAGTGA
- the LOC114442327 gene encoding uncharacterized protein KIAA1211 isoform X1 codes for MSWFQSLRDDFTLRPFEIQQTRSDSAAMASEPPDVMTNQEPAEVQEECSGKKKSKFQTFKKFFARKKRKDPTAAGADSGLKASQSSDNVSKASENNTLTRSEKEKGSGSKISLGSKALSHDSVFVSDSSEANEALGASQDSIHGKVKSLQLQLKQAIRLGSPPSLMCVKRTEDAGTMSEDDGLPCSPPEYTTLHTVMNQAERNSSISLEGMDSDDDQLSCAASSRAVSPLVVPGDFSQPASPFGCLDNSAAKHKLGLRHKACNKRKPANRLEGRAEGGSAVEDMLTASIPEAETEAMEEQKQLRTEDGSGDKLKPKVESREEEEEEEEEEEEAQHSIQSQLRDKEQREEQEDESEAEQDVCHSPDTSCPPEPSLSEEGGSDAEPSSEHDSRTSSPDSPSVTPKPPAGHREYLLDPPGISYGAEENKVHSDLSSGEEEEDEGQEKREEEEESSLLQEVLSSLKTPLASHSLDVEAEGIVLEMKEEEDVEDGEEVKEEEVEEANHQAVPSCAIMSGQTAVEEEELTASWNVEEALNGSNEEEEEEEDKAEEEDEDPVLERFIQDSPDEEEQAEDIKPEEEKDLYTRQTVSHTGEEEEEEESEGEEEAIELEKEPEVEEEGQEKTEEEEVDEGRGVEEAVEAMEEEKGHADEVTEMFPYVQNDTPIQEADEDVELETDPTKHVNDDGIPAEIGDQVMEEGQERSGDEREEEEEKQKSDQEEDIEVNRTGTDQTEEELKRESVTITPDSYMKEVKMDPSEASEQAVVSPKPSSLSLCESPPESHPQHNEASTPSKTSTTSIHINLVSPSSEKATSVFQLPPTAADPRDSASESPSPDVEAHTASTHKEQVDSVEESRATQEQEAATPVSVEETVNQPLSTVDQSKPRFTIAPAWQRSQSLTPPSSPPPCDSSSSEPIGEEVEAATKKDPGMKAESVSPAKVELVLSPSRARNITAKPQSSAALAPVKAQTSVEESSVVVEGNPDSPFGVRLRKTSALFRFNSEEENTEPSVESAPQPTSCKVDSPQPVSVKPSVCPPVSTKPALPKKPEVHGDSGGKPKWISDPAAGRGASVGSDGPSWISVAKQKQKIYKENSLDDITVKKEEEERKSSLPMYVSSAASRELSSKTAEPSSKVGHLEITKPSASAEKEARRSLSPPTPVPPQPSKSQPLPCPVAPKPQPPPVAAKHPLQPTPPQRSLSPPTPVPVSQKSPSCTSPQSPSKTATSPTVTSPPFSSRAAPEKSAQRGIPAAALPQDEPPWMALAKKKAKAWSEMPQIVQ; via the exons CAGTGACAGCGCTGCCATGGCATCAGAACCTCCAGACGTGATGACCAATCAGGAGCCTGCTGAGGTCCAGGAGGAGTGCTCAG GAAAAAAGAAGTCCAAGTTTCAGACGTTTAAAAAATTCTTCgccaggaagaagaggaaggatcCGACAGCTGCGGGAGCGGATAGCGGCCTTAAAGCCAGCCAGTCCAGCGACAATGTCAGCAAAGCATCAGAGAACAACACACTCACTCGATCGGAGAAGGAGAAGGGCTCCGG GTCAAAGATCAGTCTGGGCAGCAAGGCCTTGTCACATGACTCCGTCTTTGTTTCGGACTCTTCGGAGGCCAATGAGGCTCTCGGAGCGTCTCAGGACAGCATCCATGGAAAAGTCAAATCACTGCAG ctcCAGCTGAAGCAGGCCATCAGGCTGGGCTCTCCTCCTTCCCTGATGTGCGTGAAGAGGACAGAGGATGCTGGAACCATGTCTGAGGATGACGGTCTGCCCTGTAGTCCGCCTGAATACACAACACTTCACACAGTCATG AATCAGGCTGAGAGGAACAGTTCCATCAGTCTGGAGGGGATGGACAGCGACGACGACCAG CTGTCCTGTGCAGCCTCCAGCAGAGCTGTGAGCCCCCTGGTGGTTCCAGGAGACTTCAGTCAGCCGGCCAGTCCCTTTGGCTGTCTGGATAACTCTGCTGCCAAACACAAGCTGGGCCTGAGACATAAAGCCTGCAACAAGAGGAAACCTGCCAAT CGGCTGGAggggagagcagagggaggctCTGCGGTGGAGGACATGCTGACAGCCTCCATACcagaagcagagacagaagcTATGGAGGAGCAAAAACAACTGAGAACAGAAG ATGGAAGTGGTGATAAGCTGAAACCAAaagtagagagcagagaggaggaggaggaggaggaggaggaggaggaggaggcgcagCATTCCATACAGTCCCAGTTGAGAGAtaaggagcagagggaggagcaaGAGGATGAGTCTGAGGCAGAACAGGATGTTTGTCACAGCCCAGACACTTCCTGCCCTCCTGAGCCGAGCCTGTCAGAGGAGGGAGGCTCAGACGCTGAGCCCTCCTCCGAGCATGACTCCAGAACCTCCTCTCCGGACAGTCCCAG TGTGACACCaaagccccctgctggtcacagAGAGTATTTGCTGGACCCTCCAGGTATTTCCTATGGAGCAGAGGAGAACAAAGTGCACAGTGATTTATCatcaggagaagaagaagaagatgaaggccaggaaaaaagagaggaggaggaggagagctccCTCTTACAGGAGGTGCTGAGCTCCTTGAAGACGCCTCTTGCATCTCACTCACTGGACGTGGAGGCTGAAGGCATCGTCCtggagatgaaggaggaggaagatgtggaAGACGGAGAAGAGgtgaaggaagaggaggtggaggaggcaaACCATCAGGCTGTTCCATCATGTGCCATCATGTCAGGTCAAACAgcagtggaagaggaggagctcaCTGCTTCCTGGAATGTAGAAGAAGCGCTGAATGGTagcaatgaagaagaagaagaagaagaagacaaagcagaggaggaggacgaagatcCAGTTTTGGAGCGATTCATCCAAGACAGT cCTGATGAAGAAGAACAAGCAGAGGACATCAAACCTGAGGAAGAAAAGGACTTGTACACCAGGCAAACTGTCAGCCACACgggggaagaggaagaagaggaggaaagtgagggagaggaggaggctatagagctggagaaggagccagaagtggaggaggaagggcaAGAGAAGAcggaagaagaggaggtggatgaAGGCAGGGGGGTGGAGGAGGCTGTGGAAGCaatggaggaagagaagggcCATGCAGATGAAGTGACGGAGATGTTTCCATATGTTCAAAATGACACGCCAATCCAGGAGGCCGATGAAGATGTGGAGCTTGAAACTGATCCCACAAAACATGTGAATGATGATGGAATCCCAGCAGAAATAGGCGATCAAGTCATGGAGGAAGGGCAAGAAAGATCTGGAGAtgagagggaagaggaagaagagaaacaaaagtCAGATCAAGAGGAGGACATAGAAGTAAACCGAACCGGCACGGATCAAactgaggaggagctgaagcgGGAAAGTGTGACAATAACAcctgattcatacatgaaagaAGTAAAGATGGATCCAAGTGAAGCTAGTGAGCAAGCTGTTGTTTCCCCAAAGccttcctctttgtctctctgtgagtCTCCTCCTGAGAGTCACCCACAACACAATGAAGCCAGCACTCCCAGTAAGACCAGCACCACCAGTATCCATATAAATCTGGTCTCTCCCAGCTCAGAGAAAGCCACATCTGTATTTCAGCTGCCCCCCACAGCTGCAGACCCCCGGGACAGTGCCTCTGAGTCACCTTCACCTGATGTAGAAGCACATACGGCATCCACCCATAAAGAACAAGTtgactctgtggaggagagcCGGGCCACACAGGAACAAGAAGCTGCAACTCCCGTCTCTGTGGAGGAAACGGTTAACCAGCCGCTCAGCACTGTGGATCAGAGTAAACCCCGCTTCACCATCGCCCCCGCCTGGCAGAGATCACAAAGCCTGACCCCTCCATCTTCCCCACCGCCCTGCGACTCTTCATCTTCAGAACCCATaggtgaggaggtggaggctgcAACTAAGAAGGATCCAGGGATGAAAGCAGAATCGGTGAGCCCAGCTAAGGTTGAGTTGGTGTTGAGCCCCAGCAGGGCGAGGAATATCACTGCTAAACCACAGAGCAGCGCAGCACTGGCCCCAGTTAAAGCTCAGACCTCAGTTGAAG AGAGCTCTGTGGTAGTGGAGGGAAACCCTGACAGTCCCTTTGGAGTTCGGCTGAGGAAGACGTCAGCTCTGTTCCGCTTCAACtcagaggaggaaaacacagag CCTTCTGTGGAGTCAGCGCCTCAGCCAACCAGCTGTAAAGTTGACTCCCCACAGCCAGTCAGCGTTAAGCCCTCTGTATGCCCACCAGTCAGCACCAAACCCGCCCTCCCAAAGAAACCTGAAGTACACGGAGACAGTGGAGGGAAACCCAAGTGGATCTCAG ACCCAGCTGCAGGCCGGGGTGCTTCCGTTGGATCTGACGGTCCCAGCTGGATTTCTGTGgccaaacagaaacagaagatCTATAAAGAAAACTCACTGGATGACATTACTGTCAAAAAG gaggaagaggagagaaagtcCTCTCTTCCTATGTACGTCAGCTCAGCCGCAAGCCGCGAGCTCAGCAGCAAAACAGCTGAACCCAGCAGCAAAG TGGGTCACTTGGAGATAACTAAGCCATCAGCGTCTGCAGAAAAGGAGGCCAGGaggtctctctctcctccaacTCCGGTACCACCTCAGCCTTCGAAATCACAGCCACTCCCCTGCCCTGTTGCCCCCAAACCCCAGCCCCCGCCTGTTGCAGCAAAACATCCATTACAACCCACTCCACCCCAGAGATCCCTATCACCCCCAACTCCTGTCCCCGTCTCCCAAAAATCTCCTTCTTGCACAAGTCCACAATCTCCATCCAAAACTGCCACCTCCCCCACTGTCACCTCCCCTCCCTTCTCATCAAGAGCCGCCCCCGAGAAGTCTGCCCAGCGAGGCATTCccgctgcagctctgcctcagGATGAGCCCCCGTGGATGGCCCTGGCCAAGAAGAAGGCCAAAGCCTGGAGCGAGATGCCCCAGATAGTCCAGTGA